The Montipora capricornis isolate CH-2021 chromosome 6, ASM3666992v2, whole genome shotgun sequence genome has a window encoding:
- the LOC138053674 gene encoding uncharacterized protein, whose product MKLVAYKRTLYLEAYNRRENLKFEGIPELPKSSGQQNATSKVDMKEVLVNFMENVLGIEDTKDIEFQRVHKIGKPKSVNGIIRSRNIIAHFLRFSDRERVFKCGRKLKDTGYTMYEDIPKELHDLRKAQMNKLKKARQEGKRANFSKSEPNKLYIDGKHVKM is encoded by the coding sequence ATGAAATTAGTGGCATACAAGCGTACGTTGTACCTTGAGGCGTACAACCGCAGGGAGAATTTAAAGTTCGAAGGAATTCCAGAATTACCTAAATCGTCTGGTCAACAGAATGCAACATCGAAGGTAGACATGAAGGAAGTCTTGGTTAATTTCATGGAAAATGTCCTTGGAATTGAAGACACCAAGGATATTGAATTCCAGCGGGTACATAAGATAGGCAAACCGAAGAGCGTCAATGGAATAATCCGCAGCCGAAACATCATAGCTCATTTTCTAAGATTCTCAGACAGGGAACGTGTTTTTAAATGTGGCCGCAAGCTTAAAGATACTGGCTACACGATGTACGAAGATATCCCAAAAGAATTACATGATTTGAGAAAAGCCCAAATGAACAAATTAAAGAAAGCTAGACAAGAGGGAAAACGTGCAAATTTTAGCAAATCTGAGCCCAATAAACTGTATATCGATGGCAAACATGTTAAAATGTAA
- the LOC138053675 gene encoding uncharacterized protein has protein sequence MAAYHCCVPLCVNDSQKKDPEISFHSFPTGAEWIVKIRRDPGDLFQPPSGDDDYCLAQEKAEEVHSQLVAAKREIERLQKELGRAKSLSRFGLLRYSYNEEMINFYTGFPSWKLLEMFISLVKPCADKIKTWSQEQRNRVKQNKDIPIAVNHDTNYAFVSTLCTEDQLFLFLCKIKLGLFEQDLAERFQISISTVSRTLVTWTNYLYFLLGSLPIWPSREQVDKTMPRSFKDAFPTVRVIIDCTEIKVQTPSSLTLHSEFYSNYKSATTLKGLIGISPTRAVSFVSALYTGSISDREITRRSGLVELLEPNDGLMADKGFTTEDILTPRNCTLNIPPFLREKPQFSADDVKKTQQIAKLRIHVERAIRRAKEYHLFDSIVPLSLFSSINQLWTVCCILTNFKGPLL, from the exons ATGGCAGCGTATCATTGTTGCGTTCCGCTATGTGTCAATGATTCTCAGAAGAAAgatccagaaatttcttttcacAGCTTTCCAACTGGTGCTGAATGGATAGTCAAGATTCGCAGAGACCCTGGAGACCTTTTTCag ccACCATCTGGAGATGACGATTACTGTCTTGCTCAAGAGAAAGCTGAAGAAGTTCATTCTCAACTGGTGGCTGCCAAGAGGGAAATTGAGAGGTTACAAAAAGAACTTGGAAGGGCCAAAAGTTTAAGTAGGTTTGGATTGTTGCGATACTCatacaatgaagaaatgatcaatttctaTACTGGCTTTCCTTCTTGGAAGCTGcttgaaatgtttatttctttggTCAAGCCTTGTGCCGACAAAATTAAAACATGGTCACAAGAACAGCGGAATAGagttaaacaaaacaaagacatccCAATTGCAGTGAACCATGATACAAATTATGCATTTGTTTCTACCCTTTGCACTGAGgatcaacttttcctttttctctgcAAAATCAAACTTGGTCTGTTTGAACAAGACTTGGCAGAGAGGTTTCAAATCTCGATTTCTACAGTAAGCAGAACTTTAGTCACATGGACaaattatctttatttcttACTGGGTTCCTTGCCCATTTGGCCAAGCAGGGAGCAAGTAGACAAGACCATGCCAAGGTCATTTAAAGATGCTTTTCCCACAGTTAGAGTGATAATTGACTGCACGGAAATTAAAGTACAGACACCGTCTTCTTTAACTCTacattctgaattttattcaaaCTACAAGAGTGCTACTACCTTAAAGGGTTTGATTGGTATCTCACCAACCAGAGCGGTATCTTTTGTATCTGCCCTCTACACTGGATCTATAAGCGACCGGGAAATCACCCGAAGATCAGGGCTAGTTGAACTACTAGAACCAAATGATGGGTTAATGGCAGACAAAGGATTTACCACCGAGGATATCTTAACTCCAAGAAATTGCACATTAAACATCCCTCCATTCCTGAGAGAAAAACCCCAGTTTTCTGCAGATGATGTGAAGAAAACACAACAAATCGCAAAGCTGAGAATACACGTGGAACGTGCCATACGTAGAGCAAAGGAATATCACTTATTTGACTCCATTGTTCCactgtctttgttttcttcGATTAACCAACTGTGGACAGTCTGCTGTATCCTAACAAACTTTAAAGGACCATTATTGTGA